In Malus sylvestris chromosome 15, drMalSylv7.2, whole genome shotgun sequence, a single genomic region encodes these proteins:
- the LOC126605054 gene encoding uncharacterized protein LOC126605054, with translation MARVGGEWGFKGRRIWGFSYKKTTLLVCSINIVVALYVLRSLYGSLYIYSDRDTRPTFEYTPDQIRKMEESVRIRKAAEPVELIRLVKALKKELYREVAVELPQPLKLKMTNDIIDRLKTLRPNANITEQREVVERWCKEKLKEAKQLAVETKASNSTVLHEEAEMLVKALESDSTWLLEDLGLWIPPEIRNTEHHDKPEGEEEELDDQILPGRPLPPECHAEVHTDYDGAAVRWGLTHHKDSAADCCQACFDQAKRAKPNEKRCNIWVYCPSETGCHSPDIYEHKLGECWLKYAETPKLNFKDKYPESYRNRHPSAPLVVPWASGIVGAR, from the exons ATGGCTCGGGTAGGAGGAGAATGGGGATTTAAAGGTAGACGGATTTGGGGTTTTTCGTACAAGAAGACCACTCTCCTCGTTTGCTCCATTAACATCGTTGTTGCTCTCTATGTTCTTCGCTCCCTCTACGGTTCTCTCTACATCTACTCCGATAGAGATACACGCCCCA CGTTTGAGTACACTCCGGATCAGATTAGGAAGATGGAGGAGTCAGTTCGGATTCGAAAAGCAGCTGAACCGGTTGAGCTAATTAGATTG GTAAAGGCACTGAAGAAGGAGCTTTACAGAGAGGTAGCGGTTGAATTGCCGCAGCCTTTGAAACTGAAGATGACTAATGATATAATTGATAGGTTGAAAACCTTGAGGCCCAATGCAAATATTACTGAGCAGAGAG AAGTAGTTGAAAGATGGTGCAAGGAAAAACTAAAAGAAGCTAAGCAGTTGGCAGTTGAGACCAAGGCTTCAAATTCAACAGTCCTTCATGAGGAAGCAG AAATGCTAGTAAAAGCTTTGGAATCTGATTCCACTTGGCTGTTGGAAGATTTGGGCCTTTGGATTCCTCCTGAAATTCGTAACACGGAACATCATGATAAACCTGAGGGTGAAGAAGAGGAGTTAG ACGATCAAATTTTGCCTGGCAGGCCGCTTCCTCCTGAATGCCATGCAGAAGTTCATACAGATTATGATGGTGCTGCTGTAAGATGGGGGCTTACCCACCACAAAGATAGTGCAGCTGACTGCTGTCAGGCTTGCTTTGATCAAGCTAAACGTGCTAAGCCTAATGAAAAGAGATGTAATATATGGGTTTATTGCCCGTCGGAAACTGGTTGCCATTCTCCAGATATCTATGAGCATAAACTTGGAGAGTGCTGGCTTAAATAC GCAGAAACGCCTAAACTTAATTTCAAGGACAAGTATCCTGAATCATATAGAAACCGCCATCCATCTGCACCACTCGTTGTTCCTTGGGCCTCTGGCATTGTTGGCGCACGATAG
- the LOC126605334 gene encoding uncharacterized protein LOC126605334 — MFLCNNSIQETHYEILSVKQDASYEDIRASYRSAILDSHPDKSQSTSGSGDRFLKVQKAWEILGDSRSRALYDSALRASSLDAMVAEDISLKDVMAEDAGEAIQLFYQCRCGDYFFVDSLELEKMGYALLRDGRKISFEAQNALPASLVIPCGSCSLKVRMLINSDDFVTIVDNH, encoded by the coding sequence ATGTTTCTTTGCAACAATTCCATTCAGGAAACTCACTATGAAATACTTTCCGTGAAACAAGATGCAAGCTATGAAGATATCCGAGCAAGCTATCGATCTGCCATCCTTGATAGTCATCCTGATAAATCACAAAGTACCTCTGGATCGGGAGATAGATTCCTGAAGGTGCAAAAGGCTTGGGAAATCCTTGGCGATTCAAGGTCTCGCGCACTTTATGATAGCGCACTGCGAGCTTCTAGTCTTGATGCTATGGTTGCAGAAGATATCAGCTTAAAAGATGTGATGGCTGAAGATGCGGGAGAGGCCATTCAGCTCTTTTACCAGTGCCGGTGTGGTGACTATTTCTTCGTTGATTCTTTGGAGTTGGAGAAGATGGGATATGCTTTGTTAAGAGATGGAAGGAAAATATCTTTCGAGGCACAAAACGCATTGCCAGCATCGCTTGTCATCCCCTGCGGGTCTTGTTCTTTGAAAGTTCGGATGTTGATCAATTCAGATGATTTTGTTACGATTGTTGATAACCATTGA
- the LOC126605335 gene encoding uncharacterized protein LOC126605335: MGSAEKSSQWRSVFDGVKLKTIKAMPEALMAEINTAICNLEYARATALVDSPSSLSSTAKTEIPDQPEYNVRMADQAYKAGCAALAAGKLDEALLSLNTSLSMCPPDQTSAVTKLHSLISLTSRQLHKSTS; the protein is encoded by the coding sequence ATGGGTTCTGCAGAAAAAAGCTCCCAGTGGCGGAGCGTGTTCGACGGCGTGAAGCTGAAGACCATCAAAGCAATGCCGGAAGCTCTAATGGCGGAGATCAACACAGCAATCTGCAATCTCGAGTACGCACGCGCCACCGCTCTTGTCGACTCTCCGTCTTCTTTGTCTTCGACGGCGAAAACCGAGATCCCTGATCAACCGGAATACAATGTACGAATGGCGGACCAAGCCTACAAGGCAGGCTGCGCAGCCTTGGCAGCTGGGAAACTCGACGAGGCCCTTCTCTCTCTGAACACTTCTCTCTCTATGTGCCCGCCTGATCAGACCTCTGCGGTGACCAAACTCCACTCTTTGATCTCTCTCACATCTCGGCAGCTCCATAAGTCCACCAGCTGA
- the LOC126601602 gene encoding uncharacterized protein LOC126601602: MSIFYHEDEQSPNPSKRCKFLAACLTDAFANCHTGRKLSVSSRAEECLTSDFDEEQEVIVSAIRSRAMEKLRRKPRSFSDSFSFVYSSKSGDLFITQKGVEKQEDHEDDEKADFLSVASCLSCCSSDAASRDVFLSVKTSLSRCSSLNGIEFIDFPKQSIIQQFRHCEGWPFGLCRKAVLLPPLPKSPSESWLWKKGTKFVKMV, from the exons ATGAGCATCTTTTATCACGAAGATGAACAATCACCAAATCCTTCCAAAAGATGCAAATTTCTTGCTGCTTGTCTCACCGATGCGTTTGCGAATTGCCATACCGGCAGAAAGCTTTCGGTTTCGAGCCGTGCGGAGGAGTGCTTGACAAGCGACTTTGATGAGGAACAGGAA GTTATTGTGTCTGCGATTCGAAGCCGTGCTATGGAAAAGCTGAGGCGCAAGCCGCGCAGCTTCTCAGATAGCTTTTCTTTTGTCTACTCTTCTAAATCGGGTGATTTATTCATAACACAGAAAGGAGTGGAAAAGCAGGAGGATCATGAAGACGATGAGAAAGCAGATTTTTTATCGGTTGCAAGCTGCCTTTCTTGCTGCTCAAGCGACGCTGCAAGTAGAGACGTGTTTCTTTCTGTCAAGACAAGCTTGTCGCGCTGTTCGAGCCTTAATGGGATCGAGTTTATAGATTTTCCAAAGCAGTCCATAATTCAGCAGTTCCGTCATTGTGAAGGCTGGCCGTTTGGGCTTTGCCGGAAGGCTGTGTTGCTTCCACCGCTGCCAAAGTCGCCCTCTGAGTCGTGGTTGTGGAAAAAAGGCACTAAGTTTGTTAAGATGGTTTAA
- the LOC126605292 gene encoding succinate dehydrogenase subunit 5, mitochondrial-like, producing MEKMIALRSLYRSVSCRSYRIAAANQQLLRHSQPLHSSAAAARTLLNSSSPVAKGLSSDDYKSPFSRGLGSRKFYSDDVSHLPAIKDPALLNVFKDLLAASWDELPNSVVHEAKAALSQNTDDQTGKEAVTNVFRAAEAVEEFGGMITNLKMELDDSVGMSGENVKPLSDEYVNALKTIYSRYITYLDAFGPEETYLRKKVETELGTKLIYLKMRCSGIGSEWGKISVLGTSGLSGSYIEQRA from the exons ATGGAGAAGATGATAGCTTTGAGATCGCTGTACCGCTCAGTCTCTTGCAGATCTTATCGAATAGCCGCCGCTAACCAGCAGCTACTACGCCACTCTCAGCCTCTCCACTCTTCCGCCGCTGCTGCGCGAACCCTCTTAAATTCCTCATCCCCCGTCGCCAAGGGCCTCTCTTCCG ATGATTACAAGTCCCCGTTTTCAAGGGGGTTGGGAAGTAGGAAATTTTATAGTGATGATGTGAGTCACTTGCCTGCCATTAAAGACCCTGCGCTGCTCAATGTTTTCAAGGATTTGCTGGCTGCAAGTTGGGATGAATTGCCCAATAGTGTCGTCCATGAAGCGAAGGCGGCATTGTCTCAGAATACTGATGACCAGACTGGCAAAGAGGCTGTCACAAATGTTTTCCGGGCAGCGGAGGCTGTTGAGGAGTTCGGCGGGATGATTACTAATTTGAAGATGGAACTTGATGACAGTGTTGGTATGAGCGGAGAG AATGTCAAGCCCTTGTCAGATGAGTATGTGAATGCACTGAAGACCATTTACAGTCGCTACATTACCTATTTGGATGCATTCGGGCCTGAGGAGACCTATTTGAGGAAGAAGGTTGAGACAGAGTTGGGAACTAAGCTGATATACTTGAAGATGAGATGCAGTGGCATCGGTTCTGAGTGGGGAAAG ATTTCTGTTCTGGGAACGTCTGGACTTTCCGGGTCATATATTGAGCAAAGAGCTTAA
- the LOC126605557 gene encoding probable carboxylesterase 2 encodes MAATTSPEVLLEVFPYLRVLKDGTIDRLAGTQVAPPGLDPETGVLSKDIVILPQTGVSARLYRPITAKPGTKLPLVVYLHGGAFCISSAADPCYHTSLNNLVAEANAIAVSVNYRLAPEYPLPTAYEDCWAALNWVFNCGEDRDSWVKDDVDFGRVFLVGDSAGANIAHHLALRIKDSDPDPKLKIAGIGMVNPYFWGKEPIGGEVGDLVRKSMVDTWWNFVCPSEKGGDDPLINPFLDGAPGLEGLACGKVLVMVAEKDILRDRGRLYYEELVKSKWGGRKELIETQGEDHDFHIFNPNCDKAKILIRDLGKFINQD; translated from the coding sequence ATGGCTGCAACCACCTCACCAGAAGTGTTACTCGAGGTCTTTCCATACCTCCGGGTCCTCAAAGACGGCACAATCGACAGACTCGCCGGAACCCAAGTCGCTCCTCCCGGCTTAGACCCTGAAACCGGAGTTTTATCCAAAGACATCGTCATCTTACCCCAAACCGGGGTCTCAGCCCGACTCTACCGACCCATCACCGCCAAACCTGGCACAAAACTCCCCCTAGTCGTATACCTCCACGGTGGCGCCTTCTGCATATCCTCAGCCGCCGACCCGTGTTACCACACCAGCCTCAACAACCTTGTTGCAGAAGCCAACGCCATCGCAGTTTCAGTAAATTACAGATTAGCCCCTGAGTACCCGCTCCCCACCGCCTATGAAGACTGCTGGGCCGCCCTCAACTGGGTTTTTAACTGCGGCGAAGATCGTGATTCGTGGGTCAAGGATGACGTCGATTTCGGGCGCGTGTTTTTGGTCGGAGACAGCGCGGGAGCCAACATTGCACACCACTTGGCCTTACGGATCAAGGACTCCGACCCGGATCCGAAGTTGAAAATTGCCGGGATTGGTATGGTTAATCCTTACTTTTGGGGGAAGGAGCCAATTGGCGGGGAGGTGGGGGATTTGGTGAGGAAGTCAATGGTGGACACGTGGTGGAATTTCGTTTGTCCGTCGGAAAAAGGCGGCGATGACCCGCTTATCAACCCGTTTCTGGACGGAGCGCCGGGGTTGGAGGGGTTGGCTTGTGGGAAAGTGCTTGTTATGGTGGCAGAAAAAGACATATTGAGGGACAGAGGGAGGCTTTACTATGAGGAATTGGTGAAGAGCAAATGGGGAGGGAGGAAGGAGTTGATTGAAACACAAGGGGAGGATCATGATTTTCATATCTTTAATCCCAATTGCGACAAGGCTAAGATCTTGATTAGGGATTTGGGTAAGTTCATTAATCAAGATTAG
- the LOC126605341 gene encoding 26S proteasome non-ATPase regulatory subunit 14 homolog: protein MSGMERLQRMFAGAGGALGHPPPDSPTLDSSEQVYISSLALLKMLKHGRAGVPMEVMGLMLGEFVDEYTVRVVDVFAMPQSGTGVSVEAVDHVFQTNMLDMLKQTGRPEMVVGWYHSHPGFGCWLSGVDINTQQSFEALNQRAVAVVVDPIQSVKGKVVIDAFRLINPQTMMLGQEPRQTTSNLGHLNKPSIQALIHGLNRHYYSIAINYRKNELEEKMLLNLHKKKWTDGLTLRRFDNHSKTNEQTVEEMKNLAVKYNKAVQEEDELPPEKLAIANVGRQDAKKHLEEHVSNLMSSNIVQTLGTMLDTVVF, encoded by the exons ATGTCAGGCATGGAGAGGCTTCAGAGGATGTTCGCCGGCGCCGGAGGAGCTTTGGGCCACCCTCCTCCAGATTCCCCCACCCTAGATTCCTCCGAGCAGGTTTACATCTCCTCCCTTGCCCTCCTCAAGATGCTCAAGCACG GAAGGGCGGGAGTCCCCATGGAAGTGATGGGATTGATGCTCGGTGAGTTTGTGGATGAGTACACTGTTCGAGTTGTCGATGTCTTTGCGATGCCGCAGAGTGGTACTGGTGTTAGTGTCGAAGCTGTTGACCATGTTTTCCAGACTAACATGCTTGATATGCTGAAGCAGACTGGAAG ACCAGAGATGGTGGTTGGGTGGTACCACTCGCATCCTGGATTTGGCTGTTGGCTATCTGGTGTGGACATTAATACACAGCAG AGCTTTGAAGCTTTGAATCAACGTGCTGTGGCTGTGGTGGTTGATCCCATCCAGAGTGTGAAGGGAAAGGTCGTCATAGATGCCTTCCGCCTCATTAACCCACAAACAATGATGCTCGGCCAAGAACCACGGCAGACAACTTCAAATCTTGGGCATCTTAATAAGCCATCCATTCAA GCATTGATCCATGGGTTGAACCGGCATTATTACTCTATAGCTATTAATTACAGAAAgaatgagcttgaggagaaaaTGCTACTTAACCTCCACAAGAAGAAATGGACAGATGGGCTGACACTTAGGCGATTTGATAATCATTCGAAGACAAATGAGCAAACTGTTGAG GAGATGAAGAACTTGGCTGTCAAATACAACAAAGCAGTTCAAGAGGAGGATGAGTTACCACCCGAGAAGCTTGCAATTGCCAATGTAGGAAGGCAGGATGCGAAGAAGCATCTCGAAGAACACGTCTCCAACCTGATGTCCTCCAACATCGTTCAGACCCTGGGAACAATGCTCGACACTGTCGTGTTCTAG